A genomic region of Desulfosarcina ovata subsp. ovata contains the following coding sequences:
- a CDS encoding DUF3473 domain-containing protein codes for MITQNKKKYFLFTIDVEDWFQVENFKSSIASDSWQHQELRVERNTYNLLDLFDEVGEGSRVQGVEGAIDRSRKSEARSQKPGAGSRAQGAERGRNEETHFPPFTQKKRSRACHSHPQTTNHKPQTVFKQPNKPAVRATFFILGWIARKCPELVREIHKRGHEVASHGVDHHLCNTQSVSDLRTDLNDSKKLLEDIIGDEVCGYRAPSFSVNDSILKIIQDAGYHYDSSYNSFDRHGRYGKLNINAFKQSGIAYQVSDHFHEIPVSNLDFDLKIQNLRLNIQNFSLPWGGGGYFRLIPYVVFKKGVQRILNKKNAYSFYLHPWEIDPGQPRVKAAPASFKFRHYINLASTYKKLRRMLNEFSDCRFGTCREYIEAVAVDGL; via the coding sequence TTGATTACTCAGAATAAAAAAAAATACTTCCTTTTTACCATAGACGTTGAAGACTGGTTTCAGGTCGAGAACTTCAAGTCGTCGATCGCTTCCGATTCCTGGCAGCATCAGGAACTGAGGGTAGAGCGCAATACATACAACCTGCTGGATCTGTTTGATGAGGTGGGAGAGGGCTCGAGGGTTCAAGGGGTCGAGGGGGCAATAGACAGAAGCCGGAAGTCAGAAGCCAGGAGCCAGAAGCCAGGAGCGGGGAGCAGAGCGCAGGGCGCGGAGAGAGGCCGAAACGAGGAGACCCATTTCCCGCCTTTCACGCAGAAAAAACGGTCACGAGCGTGCCACTCACATCCACAAACCACAAACCACAAACCACAAACTGTTTTTAAACAACCCAACAAACCAGCTGTTCGCGCCACCTTTTTCATACTTGGATGGATTGCCCGCAAGTGCCCGGAACTGGTGCGTGAGATACACAAACGTGGCCACGAGGTTGCCTCCCATGGTGTCGACCACCACTTGTGTAACACCCAGTCCGTATCCGACCTTCGAACAGATCTCAACGACAGCAAAAAACTGCTTGAAGATATCATTGGGGACGAGGTATGCGGTTACCGGGCGCCAAGTTTTTCGGTCAATGACAGCATCCTGAAAATTATCCAGGATGCCGGTTACCATTATGATTCCAGCTATAATTCCTTCGACCGCCACGGCCGATATGGCAAGCTGAACATCAATGCGTTTAAACAGAGCGGTATTGCTTACCAGGTGTCAGACCATTTTCATGAAATTCCGGTCAGCAACCTTGACTTCGATCTTAAAATTCAAAATTTAAGATTAAACATTCAAAATTTCTCTCTTCCCTGGGGTGGTGGTGGCTACTTTAGGTTGATACCATATGTGGTATTTAAAAAAGGTGTTCAACGGATTTTGAACAAAAAGAATGCCTACAGCTTCTACCTGCATCCCTGGGAAATAGATCCCGGGCAGCCTCGTGTGAAAGCGGCTCCTGCTTCTTTCAAATTCCGGCATTATATCAATCTTGCCTCCACATATAAAAAGCTCCGGCGGATGCTCAATGAGTTCAGTGATTGCCGGTTTGGGACGTGCAGGGAATACATAGAGGCTGTTGCAGTTGATGGATTGTAG
- a CDS encoding UDP-glucose dehydrogenase family protein, which yields MNVCIIGTGYVGLVAAACLSEMGNDVTCIDVNKEIINRLNDGKIHIFEPGLESLVSRNAAEGRLTFSTDLAEGMQDALFIFSCVGTPSKTDGSCDLSYMDTVAEQIGQHLSDYKIIINKSTVPVGTADRVKAIIQKELDQRGVSVEFDVVSNPEFLKEGDAVNDFLKPDRVIVGTDNVRTAKLLETLYAPFARSRDKMIVMGVRSAEMTKYAANCMLATKISFMNEVANLCETVGADVKEVRAGIGSDRRIGYHFIYPGVGYGGSCFPKDVRALINTAREYGCMSNLVEAVDTVNNRQKRQIADKVIDYFSARGGVNGKTVAVWGLSFKANTDDMRESAALDIIQVLTDAGMKIRAYDPVASENGKKILADNSHVSIMDGQYDPLDGADALAVVTDWNQFRNPDFNRIKKMLVHPVIFDGRNLFSRTFMKDMGFSYISVGRQPVIAEGSDNFK from the coding sequence ATGAACGTCTGTATCATTGGCACCGGCTATGTCGGCCTCGTCGCCGCTGCCTGTCTTTCGGAAATGGGCAACGATGTGACCTGCATCGATGTCAACAAGGAGATTATCAATCGCCTGAACGACGGCAAGATCCATATTTTTGAACCGGGTTTGGAATCCCTTGTCTCTCGCAATGCTGCAGAAGGCCGGCTTACCTTCAGTACCGATCTGGCAGAGGGCATGCAGGACGCCCTTTTCATATTCAGCTGCGTTGGCACGCCGTCCAAAACGGACGGCTCCTGCGACCTTTCCTACATGGACACGGTGGCCGAGCAGATCGGTCAGCACCTCTCCGATTACAAAATCATCATCAACAAATCCACGGTGCCGGTAGGTACGGCAGACCGCGTCAAAGCGATCATCCAGAAAGAGCTCGATCAACGCGGCGTATCCGTCGAATTCGATGTGGTTTCCAACCCGGAATTTCTCAAGGAGGGCGACGCGGTTAACGACTTTTTGAAGCCGGACCGGGTGATTGTGGGGACGGACAATGTACGCACGGCAAAGCTGCTTGAGACGCTTTATGCGCCGTTTGCCAGAAGCCGCGACAAAATGATCGTCATGGGGGTGCGCAGCGCGGAGATGACCAAGTACGCCGCCAACTGCATGCTGGCCACGAAAATTTCTTTCATGAACGAAGTGGCCAACCTGTGCGAAACCGTGGGGGCCGACGTTAAGGAGGTGCGGGCGGGCATCGGGTCCGACCGGCGGATCGGCTATCATTTTATCTATCCGGGTGTCGGTTACGGCGGTTCATGTTTTCCCAAGGATGTGCGAGCCCTGATCAACACGGCCAGGGAATATGGCTGCATGTCCAATCTCGTGGAAGCGGTGGATACGGTCAACAACCGCCAGAAACGGCAGATCGCGGACAAGGTAATCGACTACTTTTCGGCAAGAGGCGGCGTCAACGGTAAAACCGTAGCCGTGTGGGGGCTCTCCTTTAAAGCGAACACCGACGACATGCGTGAATCCGCTGCCTTGGATATCATCCAGGTGCTGACCGACGCGGGCATGAAAATACGGGCTTACGATCCGGTGGCCAGCGAGAATGGGAAAAAAATCCTTGCCGACAATTCTCATGTCAGCATCATGGACGGTCAGTACGATCCTCTTGATGGTGCCGATGCGTTGGCCGTGGTTACCGATTGGAACCAATTTCGCAACCCGGATTTCAATCGCATTAAAAAGATGCTCGTTCATCCGGTGATCTTTGACGGCAGAAACCTCTTTTCGCGAACCTTTATGAAGGATATGGGGTTTTCTTATATCAGCGTCGGCCGTCAGCCGGTGATTGCCGAAGGCAGTGACAATTTTAAATGA
- a CDS encoding four helix bundle protein: MGKDKRQTYDLENRLLEYSVQIVKAVEQLPKTRTGNHVAGQLLRSGTSAYPNHGEAQAAESPKDFIHKLRISLKELRETQRWIKLIQRVPLTKDPVAIDNLLNETEELIRIFVASIKTAEQKK, encoded by the coding sequence ATGGGAAAAGATAAAAGACAGACCTATGATCTGGAAAACAGATTGCTTGAATATTCGGTGCAAATTGTAAAGGCTGTTGAACAGCTTCCGAAAACCAGAACTGGTAACCATGTCGCCGGGCAATTGTTAAGATCAGGGACGTCTGCTTATCCCAATCACGGAGAGGCACAGGCTGCGGAATCGCCAAAGGATTTCATCCATAAGTTGAGAATTTCGCTAAAGGAACTTCGGGAAACCCAGCGATGGATAAAATTAATCCAGCGTGTCCCGTTAACGAAAGATCCGGTCGCGATAGATAATTTGTTGAATGAGACCGAAGAGTTGATCCGTATCTTCGTCGCAAGTATCAAGACCGCTGAACAAAAAAAATAA